In Elusimicrobiota bacterium, the genomic stretch GGTTTTAATAATGGCGCCGTCGCGCAAGTGAACGACTCGACGGGCGCGCGATAAAACCAGCGGATCATGGCTTGAAAAAATAAACGTCGTGCCTTTTTCACGATTAATCTGGCCCATCAAATCCAAAATTTGGGTCGCTGTTTTGGAATCCAAGTTGGCGGTGGGTTCATCCGCCAAAATCAGCTTGGGGTGAACGGCCAACGCCCTGGCGATGGCGACGCGCTGCTGCTGGCCGCCGGAGAGCTTATTGGGACGCCGGTGGCTGCAATCCGACAACCCCACGAACGCCAACGCCTCTTTGGCCCGGGCGCGGCGTTCTTCGCGGGGGATGCGTTTTAAGATCAGGGCGTACTCGATATTCTCAAAAGCGGAAAGAACGGGAATCAAATTAAACGCCTGGAAGACGAACCCGAGGTT encodes the following:
- a CDS encoding ABC transporter ATP-binding protein, whose amino-acid sequence is MDNLREIFSTKNLLHVYREIRGTVEHAREELKHKDSIAERAKYLRELIYREDEFAVTALVDINLSFESGEFSAVAGPSGSGKSTLLNIVATLEQPTFGKIVFQGRDLEDLSEDDRAEFRLQNLGFVFQAFNLIPVLSAFENIEYALILKRIPREERRARAKEALAFVGLSDCSHRRPNKLSGGQQQRVAIARALAVHPKLILADEPTANLDSKTATQILDLMGQINREKGTTFIFSSHDPLVLSRARRVVHLRDGAIIKTDDRSNQAQQAELASH